A window of the Synechococcus sp. JA-3-3Ab genome harbors these coding sequences:
- a CDS encoding histidine phosphatase family protein, with protein sequence MAQPALRILLVRHGESTFNVENRIQGRSDLSRLTPGGEAQAQRVAEVLAGIPLDYAYCSPLSRALDTARIILKERAGIPLFISEYLREIDLTAWEGLTFAEVKEKYPEDYHLWRHRPDELELEGRFPVRDLWQQAQEFWQLLAEQVKSVPPASSDRRTDPRHPLTVLVVGHSGINRALVSTAIGLGPVHYHRLGQDNCAISVLNFPQGLGALPQLESLNITAHLGQPLPKRKQGMRILLVRHGETQWNREQRFQGQRDIPLNATGEEQAARVAEFLADQPLNLAFSSPLKRPWATADAICSNHPNLILRPMPELQEICHGDWEGKLQSEVEAEYPGELERWQRDPAAVQMPNGENLYQVWDRTRSAWEEILAITAAQFPEGTAVVVAHDAINKAIICQLFGLSPHAFWIFKQGNGGITVIDYPEGKDGTPVLKVLNLTTHLSGQIFDCTTAGAL encoded by the coding sequence ATGGCTCAGCCTGCCCTGCGCATCCTGCTCGTGCGCCACGGTGAGAGCACCTTCAACGTCGAAAATCGCATCCAAGGCCGCTCCGATCTCTCTCGCCTCACCCCCGGTGGAGAAGCGCAGGCACAGCGGGTAGCTGAGGTTCTGGCCGGGATCCCCTTGGATTATGCCTACTGCAGCCCTCTCTCCCGTGCCCTCGACACCGCCCGTATCATTCTCAAGGAGCGAGCGGGGATCCCTTTGTTTATCAGCGAGTACCTGCGGGAGATCGACCTGACAGCTTGGGAGGGCTTGACCTTTGCCGAGGTGAAGGAGAAATACCCAGAAGATTACCACCTATGGCGGCACCGTCCCGACGAGCTGGAGCTGGAGGGGCGCTTTCCGGTGCGGGATCTCTGGCAGCAGGCGCAGGAGTTTTGGCAACTGCTGGCCGAGCAAGTGAAGTCAGTGCCCCCCGCCTCCTCTGATCGGAGAACCGATCCAAGGCATCCCCTCACCGTTCTCGTTGTCGGACACAGCGGCATTAACCGCGCCCTGGTCAGCACCGCCATTGGCTTGGGGCCGGTTCACTACCACCGTCTTGGGCAAGATAACTGCGCCATCAGCGTTCTCAACTTTCCCCAGGGCCTGGGGGCGCTGCCGCAACTGGAATCTTTGAATATCACTGCCCATCTGGGCCAGCCTCTGCCCAAACGCAAGCAGGGGATGCGTATCCTGCTGGTGCGGCACGGCGAGACGCAATGGAACCGGGAGCAGCGCTTTCAGGGGCAGCGCGATATTCCTCTCAACGCCACTGGCGAGGAGCAGGCAGCTAGGGTGGCGGAGTTTCTGGCCGACCAGCCGCTGAACCTGGCTTTTTCCAGCCCGCTGAAGCGCCCCTGGGCTACGGCGGACGCCATCTGCAGCAACCACCCCAACCTGATCCTACGCCCGATGCCGGAGCTGCAGGAGATCTGCCACGGCGACTGGGAGGGCAAGCTCCAGAGCGAGGTGGAAGCCGAATACCCCGGCGAGCTGGAGCGCTGGCAGCGGGATCCGGCCGCGGTGCAAATGCCCAACGGGGAAAATCTGTACCAAGTGTGGGATCGCACGCGCTCGGCCTGGGAAGAGATTTTGGCCATCACCGCCGCCCAATTTCCCGAAGGCACGGCCGTGGTGGTGGCCCACGACGCCATCAACAAGGCGATCATCTGCCAGTTGTTCGGCCTTTCCCCCCACGCCTTTTGGATCTTCAAGCAGGGCAATGGCGGCATTACCGTTATCGACTACCCGGAAGGAAAGGACGGCACCCCTGTTCTCAAGGTGTTGAACCTCACCACTCACCTGTCCGGCCAGATTTTCGACTGCACCACAGCGGGTGCGCTTTAG
- a CDS encoding dihydroorotase: MGSTLPADLSLLNLCLRGVRLLDPWQQRDEVTDVWLQQGRLRATEPAGIPADIPRLEAAGWVLGPGLIDLYAHSGEIADQELSPCRETLASLGAAALAGGFTQVGLLPAPLPGTATFPVLDEPEQVGRYRRRAGDSRWLPWAALSLGDREKAPSLWGELARAGAIGFVARTEGSEPLRSLALLRRALEYLRPWNKPLLVWAWDPSLAGSGSLYEGVWALRLGLKGIPTSAETAALARLLEVVRSVPSPAPVHVMRLSQARSLELVQQAQAEGLPVSASTTWMHLLLAEEAVLEHGYDPHLRLLPPLPRSSDREALIAGIRSGSLGIATDHAPYTYEEKTLPFAEAPPGAIGLELALPLLWQNLVETGSLTALQLWSALSLYPARCLGLEPPSLAPGSDWVLFDPGHTWTVSAATLCSRSLATPWLGRTLRGKVLHTHVEEGSQP, translated from the coding sequence ATGGGATCCACCCTCCCTGCCGACCTGAGCCTGCTCAATCTCTGCCTCCGTGGGGTGCGCCTGTTGGATCCCTGGCAACAGCGGGATGAGGTGACCGACGTGTGGCTGCAGCAGGGCCGCCTCCGGGCCACCGAGCCGGCGGGGATCCCTGCCGACATCCCCCGCCTGGAGGCTGCTGGCTGGGTGCTGGGGCCGGGCTTGATCGATCTGTACGCCCACAGTGGCGAGATCGCTGATCAAGAGCTCTCCCCCTGCCGCGAAACCCTCGCCTCTCTGGGGGCAGCAGCTCTGGCAGGGGGGTTTACCCAAGTGGGTCTTCTCCCTGCCCCCCTGCCCGGAACGGCAACTTTCCCGGTGCTGGACGAGCCGGAGCAGGTGGGCCGCTACCGCCGCCGAGCGGGGGATTCCCGCTGGCTGCCCTGGGCTGCTTTGAGCTTGGGTGACCGGGAAAAAGCTCCCAGCCTCTGGGGAGAGCTGGCCCGCGCCGGCGCCATTGGCTTTGTGGCCCGGACTGAAGGATCAGAGCCGCTGCGGTCGTTGGCCCTACTGCGGCGGGCGCTGGAGTATTTGCGGCCTTGGAATAAGCCGCTGCTGGTGTGGGCCTGGGATCCCAGCCTGGCTGGCTCGGGCAGCCTCTACGAGGGGGTGTGGGCGCTGCGCTTGGGGCTGAAGGGGATCCCAACCAGTGCCGAAACCGCGGCCTTGGCCCGTCTCCTGGAAGTAGTGCGCAGCGTTCCTTCGCCGGCGCCGGTGCATGTGATGCGCCTCAGCCAAGCCCGCAGCCTGGAGCTTGTCCAGCAGGCCCAAGCAGAGGGGCTGCCGGTTAGCGCCAGCACCACCTGGATGCACCTGCTCTTGGCGGAGGAAGCCGTCTTGGAGCACGGCTACGATCCCCACCTGCGCCTCTTGCCTCCTCTCCCCCGCAGCAGCGACCGCGAGGCCCTCATCGCCGGCATCCGCAGCGGCAGCCTGGGTATTGCCACCGACCACGCCCCCTACACCTACGAGGAGAAAACCCTGCCCTTTGCCGAAGCCCCTCCTGGGGCCATAGGCCTGGAGCTGGCGCTGCCCCTGCTGTGGCAGAACCTGGTAGAGACGGGATCCCTGACGGCGCTCCAGCTCTGGTCGGCCCTCAGCCTCTACCCGGCCCGCTGCCTGGGGTTGGAGCCGCCCAGCCTAGCTCCCGGAAGTGACTGGGTGCTGTTCGATCCGGGCCATACCTGGACGGTCTCGGCAGCCACCCTTTGCTCGCGATCCCTGGCCACTCCCTGGCTGGGCAGGACCCTGCGCGGCAAGGTGTTGCACACCCATGTTGAAGAAGGAAGCCAGCCCTGA
- a CDS encoding IS630-like element ISSoc15 family transposase (programmed frameshift): protein MPTHSLDLRQRVVAAYQAGNTSIRQVAKRFMVTKRTVHRWVRQYQQTQDLAPKKAGTKRVGILEQHRQEVMAIITEHPDFYLWQYQELLRERLGINVSIVTIHNFLKKQGMTPKKKTYRSAKVKEEEVQRERLAYSQEVKNIPAEDLIALDQTGVWEGMERGVSRSLRGQRAYHYRQRYKGEKYTVIGAISLRGVVGCRVIKGGMKKGDFLEFLRSELCPKLDTRKVVIMDNLNIHKSREVEELIRETGARILYLPVYAPELNPIEMMWSVLKHFIRQLCRIGKYSMEQIVKTSLLLINPSSFRSWFAKCCYCTP from the exons ATGCCGACTCATTCTTTGGATTTGCGGCAAAGAGTTGTAGCAGCCTATCAGGCAGGTAACACCTCCATCCGCCAGGTAGCTAAACGCTTCATGGTTACCAAAAGAACAGTACACCGCTGGGTGCGTCAGTACCAACAAACTCAAGATTTAGCTCCTAAGAAAGCAGGCACCAAGCGAGTGGGCATTTTGGAACAACATCGGCAGGAAGTGATGGCAATTATTACAGAACACCCAGACTTCTACCTGTGGCAGTATCAAGAACTGTTGCGCGAGCGCTTAGGAATCAATGTAAGCATCGTCACGATACATAATTTCTTGAAAAAGCAAGGAATGACTC CTAAAAAAAAGACCTACCGCAGTGCAAAAGTCAAAGAAGAGGAGGTGCAAAGGGAACGACTAGCTTATAGTCAAGAAGTCAAGAATATTCCAGCGGAGGATTTGATTGCCCTCGACCAGACAGGGGTCTGGGAGGGAATGGAGCGGGGAGTATCTCGGAGTTTACGTGGTCAACGGGCTTATCATTACCGTCAGAGATACAAGGGTGAAAAGTATACGGTTATTGGAGCTATTTCCTTGAGAGGTGTAGTTGGCTGTCGTGTCATCAAGGGTGGGATGAAGAAAGGAGACTTTTTGGAGTTTTTGAGAAGCGAGCTATGTCCGAAGCTAGATACGAGGAAGGTTGTGATTATGGACAATTTAAATATCCACAAGAGTCGGGAAGTTGAGGAATTGATTAGGGAGACAGGAGCACGAATCCTATACCTGCCTGTGTATGCGCCGGAGTTGAATCCCATTGAGATGATGTGGTCGGTATTGAAGCATTTTATTCGGCAGCTTTGCAGAATTGGGAAATATAGCATGGAGCAGATAGTGAAGACTTCTTTACTACTGATCAATCCATCCTCCTTCCGAAGTTGGTTTGCTAAGTGCTGCTATTGTACCCCTTGA